One genomic segment of Aestuariirhabdus haliotis includes these proteins:
- a CDS encoding ELKS/Rab6-interacting/CAST family protein, whose product MRFLCPRHRNNLDNLEESDLASQWFEWMHQAAVYYELGDWREAIAYSGCSLELSMVYLSKTAGPAQINACKNLCLSTLYCMNCLVHNDERYKANYIMGIASKVLEQYKNTHQETQQIEADIQALQDEAQHDHYFKTHLNFPFDSVPPKSGLMHH is encoded by the coding sequence ATGCGTTTTTTATGCCCCAGACACCGAAACAATCTCGATAATCTTGAAGAAAGCGATCTGGCCTCACAATGGTTTGAATGGATGCATCAGGCGGCTGTGTACTACGAACTGGGAGATTGGCGTGAAGCGATCGCCTACAGCGGCTGCTCGCTGGAACTCAGTATGGTGTATCTATCAAAAACCGCCGGTCCGGCTCAGATTAACGCCTGCAAAAATCTCTGCCTCTCCACACTGTATTGTATGAACTGCTTGGTTCACAACGACGAACGCTATAAAGCCAACTACATTATGGGCATTGCCAGCAAAGTACTTGAGCAGTATAAAAACACCCACCAGGAAACACAGCAGATAGAAGCCGATATCCAGGCTTTACAGGATGAGGCTCAGCACGATCATTACTTCAAAACCCACCTCAATTTCCCTTT